The region TAGGTTGTCCCAGGGTTGCTCCGGCATAAAACAGGATGTTTAGCCGAGCGAAAAACGTTTTACGCAGCTCCGGCTCCTGCTCGAAGTACGGAATCAGCATTTCGAAACCTTTAGGCACGTTGAAGTAAACCGTCGGCGAAATCTCGCGCAGGTTTTGCACGGTGGTTTCGATGCCCGCCGGGGTCGGTTTCCCATCGTCAATATATAAGGTGCCACCGTTGTACAGCGCCAGACCGACATTGTGGTTACCGCCAAAAGTATGATTCCAGGGTAGCCAGTCGATCAGTACGGGAGGCTCGGTAGCCATGAACGGAAAGACCTGCGTAATCTGCTGTAAGTTGGCGCACCACATCCGGTGGGTGTTAATGACGCCTTTGGGCAAGCCGGTCGACCCGGACGTAAACAGCACTTTGGCAACGGAATCGGCTGTGACACGCGCAAACGCCTGCTCTACCGCTTCTGTTGGTTCGGTGGTCAATACATCAGCAAAGCTGGTGTTGCGGCCCCCCTCAGTAGCGGTAATAATGACCGCATCAGGAAACAACGACTTTGCCAGTAAAAGGGCGCGGCTGTATACCTGATTATCCTGGGCAAAAACCACTTTCGGTGTCATGCATTCCAGGCAATGCTGCAGCCGCCCCAAATCCCTGGAGATCAGAGAATAGGGGGGCGATATGGGCGAGAATGGAATACCCACATGGATGGCCGCAAGCGCCAGAAGGGCATGCTCAAGGCTATTTTCAGATAAGATCGCCAGCGTATCGTCCGGCCCCAGTTGCTGATTCAGCAAAAATTGGGCGATGGATTTGACCGCTGCCAGCGTTTTGCCGTATGAATACTCAACCCAGTCACCGGCCGCATTACGCCGGGCCAGAAAGGTCTGATTGGGCTTCGTCTGCGCCCAGAAAATGAGTTTTTCGGTAAGCTTTACCGGGTAATCCTCCAGTGGATGTTCAAGTCGCAGCCGGATAGACCCGTCGGCATGAACCGTCTTGTGGGTTTTCGTTGGGCCGAAGGCGATTTGCTTGAACGACATGTAAATAGTGGGATGAGAAAACCGATAAATCGGTTCGTAACATGAAATTCTTTTGTGCACTGATTTCCCATAGCTTTAGCTATGGGCTGTTGTTACTCGCCTACTTTTTTGGCTCTTCCTTCCAGAAAATCGCGGAGTCTGTCTTTTGCTTCGGTCGATGATTGGGCGATGGTAGCCATCAGGCTTTCCATCAATAGCCCTTCTGATTGGGACGAATCTGCAATGCGGGGCAGTACGTGCATGAGTGCATAATTGGTCATGGGGGCATTTTTGGCGATTCGTTTTGCCAGCTCAATACCTTTGGTCAACCCGTCGCCATCCAGCACGACATAATGCGAAAGCCCCATCCAGACCCCTTCATCGGCCGAGACGACCCGACCGGTGAACATCATGTC is a window of Spirosoma linguale DSM 74 DNA encoding:
- a CDS encoding AMP-dependent synthetase and ligase (PFAM: AMP-dependent synthetase and ligase~KEGG: lch:Lcho_0993 feruloyl-CoA synthase) — encoded protein: MSFKQIAFGPTKTHKTVHADGSIRLRLEHPLEDYPVKLTEKLIFWAQTKPNQTFLARRNAAGDWVEYSYGKTLAAVKSIAQFLLNQQLGPDDTLAILSENSLEHALLALAAIHVGIPFSPISPPYSLISRDLGRLQHCLECMTPKVVFAQDNQVYSRALLLAKSLFPDAVIITATEGGRNTSFADVLTTEPTEAVEQAFARVTADSVAKVLFTSGSTGLPKGVINTHRMWCANLQQITQVFPFMATEPPVLIDWLPWNHTFGGNHNVGLALYNGGTLYIDDGKPTPAGIETTVQNLREISPTVYFNVPKGFEMLIPYFEQEPELRKTFFARLNILFYAGATLGQPIWNRLEELAMETIGERIPIITGLGCTESGPSAMFANWGGSFSGLLGVPVAGMDVKLVPDGDKLEARYKAPNVTPGYWRNTEATQSAFDEEGYYKTGDAVRFHDEDDPDKGLVFDGRIAEDFKLSTGTWVNVGILKAKIISAGAPIVQDVVIAGLDRAYVGVLLFLNADACRRLANLSPELPNEEVFLHPTISDFVSALLIILNKTAKGTSDRIERALVALEPPSIDLGEITDKGSLNQRAILKHRAALIDQLYHQPNFHEK